The following is a genomic window from Aphelocoma coerulescens isolate FSJ_1873_10779 chromosome 5, UR_Acoe_1.0, whole genome shotgun sequence.
agtgagTAACTGGGATGTGATGGACAAGGAGTACCTTCAAATGGCGTAATCCCTCGGGTTCTGTTTCCTGAGggtctgcagcacatcctcaaGCAGcgatagccccaaatccacttTGAAGGACAGGAAGGGGTCAGCCAGGTCGGGAAGAGTGGTGCTGTTCTGGAGACCTGCCTCTGAGCGGCCGTGGTCTGTAGCCTGGTCCTTGTGCGTTGGAGAGGCTTTGTGGTACGGAGCAGCATCGGAAAAGGAGAGGTTGGAGTGGGAATCTGTGTGATCGATGATGTTGGGGCAGCTGGAACTGTCCAGGTACAGCCGGGGAGGCTTGGGAGGGGCTTGTGCCTTGGCCAGGTTCTGCTCGCTCTGACAGGACAGGTACTCAGACTTGTCCTTCAGATCCCTCAAGCATTCCCTCTTCTGGCCGTCCGTGTCCAGCGTgtggctgttctggttcaggaTGATGACTTGGTTGCCCAGCTTTTTGTGCCTCCTGAGGGAGAAGCGTCGGAAGAAGGTGGTGGACTTGATGGACCCCCTGCGCCAAGTATCCATGCCGAGGGAAGGCAGCgaggagcagcagtgctgaCTCCTCACAGGCGGGAGCCGAGGGATCAGCAGCGAGCCACGCAACAGGAGCAACTTCTTCCTGCCCCGTTCCCGGAGCTGCGAGGAACACGGAGAGGCTGGTAGTGCAGGAAATGCAAACTCCACGCCGTGGCAAGGAGCACTTGGCTCAGCTTGGATCTCAGGGAGTCTCCTCCTGGAGCGGAGAGGAGCGGCGGCGTGCGAGCGAGCTCGTTAAACGCGTGCTGCGGCTCCGGGCTGGTGGGGAACAGCAGAGGCACAGTCACCATGAGAACAGATCTAATCTGGCATCTAGAACAGAAGGGCACTCGGGTGCCATGGTAACCGGGCACCTTCTGTGGAGGGGCACCGCCGGAAAAGCGCCGTGGGTGGCTGGGAACGAGACGGTGACTCAGTGCCACCGAAGGAACCCAGGGAATACGGGCGAAGGGGGATGTAAAAAGCCACAACGCGGGAGGCAGCGTTGGGAGAATGGAGTGCCAAGGAGACTTACGCCCTGTTGGAGCAGCCCAGAGTCCAGGAGCAGAGAGGTGAAGCTGCCGGAGCACTCGCAGAACTGGGCTGGCCACGCTCACCAGGATGAAGCAGCAAGTCCAGGGAGAACTCAGCCAGGAGTCCAGGAATTCAGCCAGGTTGGACCCAGGATGCCAAAGCTCCCCAGTGCTGCCGCCGCCGTCCCTTCATGTGCCACCCATCGCTGCTTCccgggctgcagctccctgcgtGGATGTGTTTGTTTTGAGCCAAGCCCTTGCTGAGTCAGCCACGTCAGAAACTGGGTTTCACTCGATTGGTAATTGCCAGGATTGCAGGAAGTAGGTGTGTGGAGTGGCGAAGCCTCAGCCCACGCTCACGCACCCGGCAGCACGTGCTGGGAGCCCACCTGGATCAGGCTGCTCTCCCTCCTGCCACTCCGAGGGCTCCTCGTGTCAGCAGAGCTCCCAAACCAGGCTGCAAATAATCTGCTGTCTGTTTTAAATTTCAATCCCAGTGCGAGGTGGGGCTTCAGGTTTGTGTGGGTGATTCATCTGCATGAGTCTCACGCAGCCTCTTCCATCCAGCCCAGCAAATTCCTGAGGCTGGTGGATGGGACTTGGAAAGATCCCGGCTGAGGGCTGATGCCATCAGTGCTTTCTCAGAGACTGCTGCTGCCAGTACCCATAGGTCATTTCGCTCAGGTGGCTCCTAAGACACCAATTAGACTCTTAATTTCCCACTTGATGTTCTCTTATCTGTTGTGGGCTTTCATTGTGTCCTCGCAGCCGGAGGAGCCGCTTTGCTGGCATGGGATAAGGAATTGCACTCGCCCATGTTTCCATGTGGAGACTTAGTAGCCGTTCTATTGCCTTCGTGTCCCTTCTGCTTCCTAAGAAATCCTTAAAtacctggagaagctgtggctgcccaatccctggaagtgttcaaagccaggtgggagcagcctgggcatgaggttggaaccagatgatgtTTAAGATCCCTTCCCGCCCAAACCATTGTGGGATTCCGTGATTCTCTGCGATCACCACTTAACCCACTTCCTAGAAAAATGAAcatgaagggttttttttccattcaccTTCTCTCAAGACGTTTTTATTTCCACCTGAACTGTCAAGGAACGAGCTGGATGTTTCCAAGCCTTGCAGTGCTTTCATACATCCAAAATAGCGCGGCCACCTACCAGTGTGGAATGGCTTTGGAAGCAGTGCCAAAGCACCGGAGCAGCTGTCATCTGCTGCCCACGTTCATTAGGCAGAGTCTGCAATCGACTGCCTTGACGTGACAGTTGCTGCCACACACAGCAGCAAGGCTCCGGGAGCTTTGGAAAACTGTTCCATTCCTGTGTCAGGTTTGGGAACATCCCTGGTGGTTTTCTCTCTGCAGCCGCTTAGAATCACGGAATTGTTCCTGtaggaaaagacctccaaggtcatTGATAGCAGCTgttggaatcatggaatggtttggggggggggggggggaagggaccttaaagcccattcagtcccaccccctgccactatccctccaagccccatccagcctggcctggaacacttccagggatccaggggcagccacagcttctgtgggcaccctgtgccagggcctcagcaccatCAGACTTAGTCACTTCCATGACTAATCCACgaaggtttgatttttttatggCATTAGCCTTTATAACGGGTGAAGTGTACGCTGGACTTCGAGCACCAACATTGTAGGTGCAGGGTGAGCTTGTCATCCCAAATAATGCCCCATCCAGCCTCATGGAATGCTGGCTCGGTGACTGTCCCGCTTTCCTCCCCAACCACATTTACTCCTGGttatttttaatcattttaTTAACAATTCCTGGTTATTCCCCATAGCCAGGCAGCTTTCACCCACCTCACCCAATTTCTGTGGGATCAAATTGCTTCCTGCCCAGAACACCGGTGTtgtgagggggatttggggagggtctGGGAGTCTGTGCTGTCCTGATGGGTTGTGTGTGattcctgctccttcccaggcGTCGGTGGTGTCGGAGCGGGACTACGAGAGCCTGGTGATGATGAGGATGCGCCAGGCAGCTGAGAGGCAGCAGCTCATCGAGCAGCTCCAGCGGGAAGACGAGGAGGAAAAGTCCCACACTTAGCATGAGAGTATGGATTCTCCCCACCCCTCCGTCCCCCCAGAGCTGTTTCTTAATTTAAGTCAATAaacctccttttttttaaaggtggTGTGGGAATAGAAACTCCCAGGGACTGCGGCCCTTATCCCTTTCCAGGTTTGGGGAAGGAATGGCTGCCTGAGCTTCACAGAGTGCAGGTGTTACCctgccagtgtgtgcccagagcagctgccccATCCTGTGGGACAGGGTGTGAGAGGTGCCATCAGAACACCAAACCTTGGAGCTTTTAATCCCTGAAAGCTTGGATCCAGGGGGATTTGGCCACAGCTTTAAGCAACCCACAGGAGGACGCTGGTCTCTGCGGAGCAATGTTTTATTGGTGTTACCCCCACAGCAGGATCCATACACAGCTGCAGACATTCCAGCAGTGTTGGGATTAGAGCCTGCACCTGGAATAGTCACACAACCTTTCTGTGTTACTTTGGGAACCCCATGTTAGGCTTGGAGGGCAGTCTGGATCGGGAAGTCTGGTGGTGCTGCTGAGATGGGAACAGGCCTTGCTGCCGAGGGAAGGGATTCTTGGAGCACTGGGGTAGGTTTAGTGGTTCCACCTTGGATTTCAGGGATGAGATGGGATGGTGTCCGTGCTTGGTGTCCCTCCCTAACCCCTTGGCCTGGGAGAAGGCACGGAGCTCTCCGGGCAGCCtgaggaggaggcagacaggTCTTACTGAGCTTCCTCCAGGGCATGCTGAATACATGattaaaatgtaaaaagctGGAGTTTGCCAGACTGCCATCCCGCTGAAGGCAGAACTGGAGCCATCTGTTCCCTCTGCCTGATTCTGGGCATACCTTCCTCCTGCTCTTGGGAAATGACAGGGATGGCAAAATTCCACTGGGTCCAGCTCTGCCTCCACACACCCTTCCTCCCCCTGCCCGAGTGCCTGGAGTCTGGGACAGGAgggaaataaaggggaaaaatttgCCGCCAGTCCTAGAAGACGATCTCCAGCAGGATGTCATCTGTGTGGAACGCCGGattctccctggctattccctgtggaGGCACCAGACCAGGGTCTGGCCCACGCCGGTCATGCTGACCACGCGGTAGCCGAGGCTCTCCAGCTTGTCCAGGACCACGCGCGGAGCGTCGTTCACGTAGTACTCACAGCTGCACCCGGGAAAGACGGCAATAAGGTGAGCTGGGGGAGGCAGAGACGGGGATTTCCTGGTGGAAGTGATCCTGCCTCGCTCCTGACCCCTGTAGGACCAGCGGCCACACCTGGCACGGGCGTGTGTGATGCAGGGCCTCGGTTAACCCCAGGGGAAGGCACAGCCCACGGTGCCAAACCACGGGAATCCTGTCCGGGAGGGAAGGATCAGGCTGAATGGGAATGTGGCTCAGGGCCGGTGTCCAGAGCCATGTGCTGCTCAGTAACTGGGCTGGCACTGCGGCGGAGGGCTCATGGGTGAACACGGGCGAGCGCGTTTTTAACACACCTGGGAACtcctggaggaggagaggaatgaTTCGGGTGTTTCTAAGGAAGGAAATCCCAGCGTTCTGCCTATGTCAGAGCACGTCTGTGAGCTGGGTGGGATTGAGAGTCTCTTGGAATTTGGGGATTGGAAGAAGGTGCTGCTTTCAGCCAGGTGGGAAACCtttggaaagccagtagtcatCCATCCTGCATGGAGGTGCCAGGTGAGGTGAGCCCAGGCTACTCTGCTCTGGCAGTGCCTGGGAACTGATACTGGATCCTTGTCCAGCTCTGATTCCCTGTTGGTTTGTGCTGACTCTGTGCTTGGAGCAGAAGCTGTCCCATATTCCTACCCCTCGATCCCACAAGTTTGAGGGCTGCAACGCTGCTCCCCAGTGAGGGGACCAGACACAAACTGGGCTGAATTGGGTGGGGACAGCCGAGCTGAGCTGGCCAGTGGGACCTTTGGCACTGGATGTGCCAGTCTTTCCTTTGACTTTTGGGACAAAgccaagagcagctcagctgtaGCTGACTTGCAGTGCTGGATAAGCGGATAATGACAGGCTGCAGGATCCCTGGGGATCCTGTTTGGGCACCTGAACAAAgcctctcctgcttttcctacTAATAATGATAAAAAAGGATCCAAAAGCCTTTCCAAAGCTGCTCCTGCTTAGATTTCAGAGccatgctggggctgggagtgctTTAAAGCACGAAATAACCCTGAGATGTGAGAGATTTTCCAGTTTCTCAAGACAGACTGTACTTGGCTGTAATTATAGATGTGGTGTAAAGATAATGTGCACTATTATAAGTGTCTTTGAAGCCTGTGCTTTCTCCAGGAGGGTTGCCACATACCCTTCAGATTCGCAGGGGGAGCTGGTAAATATTATTCCCATTATTCAGAGGAAGTAGCAGAGGCAGGGATTTGTAGGAACCCAAAAAATGGAGTGGCTGAGCTAAAAGCAGGAGGGAAGAGTTCCCAGGCTTTATCACAGCTGTGAGTTGAGGGGAATGAAGACTGCACCCTGTGGGTATCGAATACGCTGCCGTCTCCGTGTGCATCCAGTCGGGATGGAGGGGCTGGGATACCTGCAAAGCCTTTTCTCCCAGGTAAACACCAGCAGGAAAAAGAGGAGTCGTGCCAGACTGGAGAGGACttgtgccctggcacaggtttggTTGTGGtcccaccagctctgcctccaggtgcaccaaacccggagagcccagagctgcacccacagggatggggcaggagcgTCCTCGGCACGCAGCAATTTTTAGGGATGGAGCGGCCAACCTCCTTGGGATCTATGCCCAGCTCTCCTTCAGCTCCCTGAGGATGGGTTTGGCTGtgcctggaggagcagggacatggaATTTTAGCAGCTGTCTTAGCCCTCAGCTCCCAAATGCAAAGGAAGGCATCGGGTTGCAGTTAAGATCAAAGGATGCTGGACGTGCCCAGCCAGGGATTGGCTGTCCCTTGCCACATCTGGCTGTCCCATGCCACACCTGGCTGCCCCCAGGGCTCTGACCCCAACACGGAGGGCAGGGACCACATCCCTGCTCCCCACTTAATGAGGGGCCATGTGTCTGTGCAGAGCTGCGGAACAGGATCCGTGCGCTCCCTCCTTACAGGGATTTCAGTGCTTCACCTGTACATCCCAGTTCCCCAGCAGGTCTgtgctgctcaggcttttccttcAGGCTCCCTCTAAGGTCATGGTTAAAGTTTTGGGGTCCAAGGTGCTACAGGAAGGGGGTTTGCAGCATCTgtagccaggctctgctcatgAAGGAGTTGGGGATGGAAAATCCTGCTTGGCCACGGTGCAGATCCtggagctcccagccctggttGGGATTCTGGAGGAGGCAGCTGGGCTCGCCCCGCTGGCACGTGGCTGTGCTCTCggggctgccagcagccacattccagctgggGGACTTTGCCCAGTGCCTGTTGCTCCGGCACACGCGGGGAGGACGTGCCGTGCCGCGGGGATGTGCCACGGGGATGTCCCGTGGGGACGCAGCAGAGTTCCCAGCTGTGACACAGGCCGTGCCAAGGAGCAGGTGGGGCAAGAGCAGCTCAAAACGCTCCGGGCCACAGGGAGGGGAGAAAGGTGGTGAATCCACCAGGGAGATCCCATAGGAAGCTCGTATCCTTTCTCCCAAACAAGCAGAACGTGGTGCTCCTGTTCCTTACAGCACTGTggctcccccagctgctggggcaggCACCACAGGGGCTTTTATCTGTCTGTGCCTTCCTTTTCCACCTGAATCCCAGGGATCCTCGCCCAAATCTCTCAGGATCCAGTTCTTTCCTGGAGCCTGCTGTGTTTCTCCCCGCTCTGTCTCCTGTCCCATTGCGTAACTCCGGGCTCGGCACGGCGGGTGGCAGCACGacgctggcactgctgccaaTCTCTGCCCACCCACGGGCTTGGGAATAGCAGCATGGAGATGGATCAGCCTGGCAAACCCCCCCAGGAATTCGGCTGGGATGGAGAGGGGGCCCTCAATACTTATATTTTATCTCCTCGTCATTAAAATTTCCCACCCCACTCAGATTTTAACGCTGCAGCAGCCGAGGATCCAGCACCTGGTGTTTGTGCCAGGCTGGTGCTGAGTAGGTGGGTTTTCCCAGCTCCATGCATGGAATGAGATGGAATGTTGGGATGAGATGCCCCTGCTGTGTaatgcctccttctcctcctccttttcctccttctcctacTCCACACCATGGCACATGGGACACAGCAGGAAccgagctgctctgctctgtcagaTTCTTTAGcatttgggggtttgttttgctttgtcattgtttttttccccagggaaaACCAAGAAGTGGGATAtcaagtgaggggaaaaaggaaaaaaaaattgggccAAACCATGAGGAAGATGCTGGTCACATCTCTGAGTGTTTGGCCAAAGGCTGGGGTCAAACTCGGCGTGGGCAGAGGTGGGGACATGGAGAAGTGTCAAATATCCACAGTTTGGGAGTATGTGGGTGGAGGGCTTGGAGTCAGGGGTGACACAATGGGAAGCAGCTCCAACCTTGGGGCTCAGCTGCCCATGGAAAAGATTTGGGAGCTGTTGGGAAGGGCTGGCTTGGGTGAAACCTTGAGCTGCACTGGAGAACGGGatgggagggacaggacagaCAGACtgtgggtgggatgggatgggatgggatgggatgggatgggatgggatgggatgggatgggatgggatgggatgggatgggataggatggggtgggatggggtgggatggggtgggatggggtgggatgggacagAACTGTGGATGAGCATCCCGGGTGGCTCAGCACCAAGAAAGGCCACAGGCAGAGCAAGGCAGGGATGGCAGTGAGAGAGGAAAAGGTGGGTCAGGTGCTAGAACAGGGTCAGAGCAAGGGAAAATAAAGAACCAAGTGAAATATCAGGCAGCAATTCCTCATTAACAGGACACGTGCGAGTCCTGGGATTAACTGCACAGCTGGAAGGTGCTGTGGGGAACGTCAGGAGCGAAAATGTTCCGCATTTCTTGGGAAAATAAGGAGAGGAGGACTTACAAGTTATTCCCCAGCGTGCTCCTCTTCGTGGCCCCCAGGATGCTCATCAGGTGGGGATCCGAGTGCTCGTCACCCACCATGGTGGGCCCAACCTCCT
Proteins encoded in this region:
- the C5H15orf62 gene encoding uncharacterized protein C15orf62 homolog, mitochondrial encodes the protein MDTWRRGSIKSTTFFRRFSLRRHKKLGNQVIILNQNSHTLDTDGQKRECLRDLKDKSEYLSCQSEQNLAKAQAPPKPPRLYLDSSSCPNIIDHTDSHSNLSFSDAAPYHKASPTHKDQATDHGRSEAGLQNSTTLPDLADPFLSFKVDLGLSLLEDVLQTLRKQNPRDYAI
- the GCHFR gene encoding GTP cyclohydrolase 1 feedback regulatory protein, producing the protein MPYLLISTQIRLEVGPTMVGDEHSDPHLMSILGATKRSTLGNNFCEYYVNDAPRVVLDKLESLGYRVVSMTGVGQTLVWCLHRE